In Spinacia oleracea cultivar Varoflay chromosome 5, BTI_SOV_V1, whole genome shotgun sequence, a single window of DNA contains:
- the LOC110790548 gene encoding glyceraldehyde-3-phosphate dehydrogenase B, chloroplastic, which produces MASHAALAPSRIPASTRLASKASQQYSFPTQCSFKRLDVADFSGLRSSNSVTFTREASFHDVIAAQLTTKPTGAAPVRGETVAKLKVAINGFGRIGRNFLRCWHGRKDSPLDVVVVNDSGGVKSATHLLKYDSILGTFKADVKIIDNETFSIDGKPIKVVSNRDPLKLPWAELGIDIVIEGTGVFVDGPGAGKHIQAGAKKVIITAPAKGSDIPTYVVGVNEKDYGHDVANIISNASCTTNCLAPFVKVLDEELGIVKGTMTTTHSYTGDQRLLDASHRDLRRARAAALNIVPTSTGAAKAVSLVLPQLKGKLNGIALRVPTPNVSVVDLVVNIEKVGVTAEDVNNAFRKAAAGPLKGVLDVCDIPLVSVDFRCSDFSSTIDSSLTMVMGGDMVKVVAWYDNEWGYSQRVVDLADLVANKWPGLEGSVASGDPLEDFCKDNPADEECKLYE; this is translated from the exons ATGGCTTCTCATGCAGCTCTAGCTCCTTCTAGAATCCCTGCAAGTACAAGGCTCGCGTCTAAGGCTTCTCAGCAGTACTCCTTTCCTACTCAATGCTCCTTTAAG AGACTCGACGTAGCTGACTTTTCTGGATTACGATCCAGCAACAGCGTGACATTCACAAGGGAGGCTTCATTTCATGATGTCATAGCTGCACAGCTAACCACCAAG CCTACAGGAGCAGCACCTGTTAGGGGTGAAACAGTGGCCAAACTTAAGGTGGCAATCAATGGATTTGGACGCATTGGTAGGAATTTCCTTAGATGCTGGCACGGCCGCAAAGACTCACCccttgatgttgttgttgtcaACGACAGTGGAGGTGTCAAGAGT GCAACACACTTGCTCAAGTATGACTCCATACTAGGAACCTTCAAAGCCGATGTGAAAATTATTGACAACGAGACCTTTTCCATCGATGGCAAGCCTATCAAGGTTGTCTCTAACAGGGACCCTCTTAAACTTCCTTGGGCTGAACTAGGCATTGATATTGTTATTGAG GGAACAGGAGTCTTTGTTGATGGCCCTGGAGCTGGAAAACACATTCAAGCTGGTGCCAAGAAAGTAATCATCACTGCTCCGGCAAAGGGTTCTGATATCCCGACCTATGTTGTTGGGGTAAACGAGAAAGACTATGGTCACGATGTTGCAAACATCATAAG CAATGCTTCTTGCACCACCAACTGTCTGGCTCCATTTGTGAAGGTCTTGGATGAAGAATTAG GAATTGTGAAGGGGACAATGACCACCACTCACTCCTACACTGGTGACCAG AGGCTGTTGGATGCTTCTCACAGGGACTTGAGAAGAGCCAGGGCTGCGGCATTGAACATAGTCCCAACCAGTACTGGTGCAGCCAAGGCTGTATCTCTAGTCTTACCCCAACTTAAGGGAAAGCTCAATGGAATTGCCCTTCGTGTCCCAACACCTAACGTGTCTGTTGTTGATCTTGTTGTCAACATTGAGAAGGTAGGTGTCACAGCTGAGGACGTAAACAATGCCTtcaggaaagcagcagcaggtCCATTGAAGGGTGTGTTGGATGTGTGCGACATCCCCCTCGTGTCAGTTGATTTCAGGTGTTCTGATTTCTCATCTACAATCGATTCATCACTCACTATGGTAATGGGTGGTGATATGGTTAAGGTCGTTGCTTGGTACGACAATGAGTGGGGTTACAG CCAACGGGTGGTGGACTTGGCAGACTTGGTAGCAAACAAGTGGCCGGGATTGGAGGGATCAGTTGCAAGCGGAGATCCATTGGAAGATTTCTGCAAGGACAACCCTGCTGATGAGGAGTGCAAACTTTACGAGTAA